In Synechococcus sp. CB0101, a genomic segment contains:
- the secG gene encoding preprotein translocase subunit SecG, producing the protein MLQTVFTWIWLASGVLLMISVLLHSPKGDGMGGLASSGSSMFSSARSAEATLNRITWTLLAVFLGLATALSAGWFKL; encoded by the coding sequence ATGCTCCAAACCGTTTTCACCTGGATCTGGCTGGCCAGCGGCGTGCTGCTGATGATCAGCGTGTTGCTGCACAGCCCCAAGGGCGATGGTATGGGCGGGCTTGCCTCCAGCGGCAGCTCCATGTTCAGCAGCGCCCGTAGTGCTGAAGCCACCCTCAACCGCATCACCTGGACCCTGCTGGCCGTGTTCCTGGGTCTGGCCACCGCCCTGAGCGCCGGTTGGTTCAAGCTCTGA
- the msrB gene encoding peptide-methionine (R)-S-oxide reductase MsrB, with the protein MPRRTFLASLTALLSPLLGGKTADAASAAADPQWNLSDAEWKSRLSPAAYQVLRQEGTERPFSSPLNSEKRAGTFHCAGCDLALFSSKAKYDSGTGWPSFWQPLPKAIGTKVDFKLIVPRTEYHCSRCGGHQGHVFGDGPKPTGKRYCNNGVALTFKPNT; encoded by the coding sequence ATGCCCCGCCGCACTTTCCTGGCGAGCCTCACAGCTCTGCTCAGTCCGCTGCTTGGCGGCAAAACCGCTGACGCGGCCTCTGCTGCGGCAGACCCGCAGTGGAACCTCAGCGACGCCGAATGGAAGAGCCGCCTCAGCCCCGCGGCCTACCAGGTGCTACGCCAAGAAGGCACCGAACGCCCCTTCAGCAGCCCGCTCAACAGCGAAAAACGCGCCGGCACCTTTCATTGCGCCGGCTGCGATCTTGCTCTGTTCAGCTCCAAAGCCAAATACGACAGCGGCACCGGCTGGCCCAGCTTCTGGCAGCCCCTGCCCAAGGCGATCGGCACCAAGGTGGATTTCAAGCTGATCGTGCCGCGCACTGAATACCACTGCAGCCGCTGCGGAGGGCACCAAGGACACGTGTTCGGCGACGGCCCCAAACCCACTGGCAAGCGCTACTGCAACAACGGCGTGGCGTTGACCTTTAAACCCAACACCTGA
- a CDS encoding ammonium transporter: protein MPAVQLLAGAFLPAQAAEAALSSSDNTLLLISAAMVLLMTPGLAFFYGGFVQGRNVLNTMVMSFVMMGIATLVWASFGFSLAFADGGAAQAVVGNPFTFALLERLPEVWDGLAVPGLTFALFQGMFAIITPALISGALVERISFRFWCLFTPIWLLLVYSPLAHMVWGGGVLGKDLDFAGGTVVHISSGVTALVLAGLIGARRQWPKAVRPPHDVTQILLGTGLLWFGWFGFNGGSQLAVGGAEIPFTTTHVAAAAGLVAWSLMETWRDGKPTAVGMATGAVAGLVGVTPAAGFVTIGSAMAIGAITAVLCYGSVQLKVKLRFDDSLDTYAVHGVGGTAGALLTGLFANAELISSHPAGQVLAEQGRGALVLGQLQAVLVAYGLAAIGTFLIAGVLRALGVQFRVSEDAENLGVDVAEHGEEAYAERVGSPQLF, encoded by the coding sequence GTGCCGGCGGTCCAGTTGCTGGCGGGTGCTTTCCTCCCCGCCCAAGCCGCTGAAGCAGCGCTCTCCAGCTCCGACAACACCTTGCTGCTGATCTCAGCGGCGATGGTTCTGTTGATGACCCCTGGCCTGGCCTTCTTCTACGGCGGCTTTGTTCAGGGGCGCAACGTGCTCAACACGATGGTGATGAGCTTCGTGATGATGGGCATCGCCACCTTGGTCTGGGCCAGCTTTGGCTTCAGCCTGGCCTTCGCCGATGGCGGTGCGGCCCAGGCGGTGGTGGGTAACCCCTTCACCTTTGCCTTGCTCGAGCGTCTGCCTGAGGTTTGGGATGGTCTGGCGGTTCCCGGCCTGACCTTTGCTCTGTTCCAGGGCATGTTCGCGATCATCACGCCGGCCCTCATTTCCGGCGCCCTGGTCGAGCGAATCAGCTTCCGCTTCTGGTGCCTGTTCACGCCGATCTGGCTGCTGCTGGTCTATTCCCCGCTGGCCCACATGGTCTGGGGTGGTGGTGTCCTGGGCAAAGACCTCGATTTTGCGGGTGGCACGGTGGTGCACATCAGCTCAGGCGTGACCGCATTGGTCTTGGCGGGCCTGATCGGTGCGCGTCGCCAGTGGCCCAAAGCGGTCCGTCCTCCCCATGACGTGACCCAGATCCTGCTGGGTACCGGGTTGCTCTGGTTTGGTTGGTTCGGCTTCAACGGCGGCAGCCAGCTGGCTGTTGGTGGCGCGGAGATTCCCTTCACCACAACCCACGTGGCTGCCGCGGCTGGTCTGGTGGCCTGGTCGTTGATGGAAACCTGGCGTGACGGCAAGCCCACCGCCGTGGGCATGGCCACGGGTGCGGTGGCCGGTTTAGTGGGTGTGACCCCTGCCGCTGGTTTTGTGACCATTGGCTCGGCCATGGCGATTGGCGCCATCACCGCAGTGCTCTGCTACGGGTCAGTGCAGCTCAAGGTGAAGCTGCGCTTCGATGATTCCCTCGATACCTACGCGGTGCATGGTGTGGGCGGCACCGCCGGGGCTCTGCTTACGGGTTTGTTCGCCAACGCTGAATTGATCTCCTCCCACCCTGCGGGTCAGGTCTTAGCCGAACAGGGCCGCGGCGCCCTGGTGCTGGGTCAGCTGCAGGCGGTGCTGGTGGCTTACGGCCTGGCGGCGATCGGAACCTTCTTGATTGCGGGAGTTCTGCGTGCTCTCGGCGTTCAGTTCCGGGTCAGCGAAGATGCCGAAAACCTGGGTGTTGATGTGGCAGAACACGGCGAAGAGGCCTACGCCGAGCGCGTTGGCTCCCCGCAGCTGTTCTGA